Part of the Sphaerochaeta associata genome is shown below.
TTGCCAGTAGTGCTGACACAGCACTTTGACGGAACATGATTGAGGCAGCCATACCCACCATGTACCACAAGAGTGAATACAAGAGCGTTACCACATAGAAGGCCATGGCCCTGGCAATCTGTTCACCCGATGGCGGAACGCCCAAAAAGAACATCGCGCAGCCGATTACCAGCAACCATAATGCAAGAAGCATGACTGCCATGGCACTGACGGCACCAAAAGCCTTGCCGAAGAGCAGGACATCGCGATAGATTGGTTGTGAAAGAATTCTCCCAAGCGTCCTATTCTGGTACTCGCTGTTGATCGCATCAAACCCCAGTGCGATTCCGGTCAGTGGTACCAAGAATGAGATGAATGAGAGAAAGGAAGGAATCGGATCCTTGCCTATCGTAAACAGGTTCAGCAGCATGAAACTGTCTTCACCGACATATGTTCGTAGCGTCTGTGCAGCAACATACATGCTTGCCCCTGCTGTCAGGACAATGAGGAGCATCAGGACAATCATCCTGATGTTTCCCGCATAGTCCTGCATCTCCTTCAGCCAGACAACCTTCAAGCCGGTTAATGCTGAACCCTCACGTTTGTTCATTGCTTGCCTCCTTGAATGCCAACTGATAGATGTCGTTAAGGCTGTGCTGTTTCAACTCCAGAGAAGACAGATTGCATCCTGATCCTATCACTGCCTGGGCAAGGCTTGGGCGTATATCCTTCTCTGCTTTAATCAGATAGGTGTGTTCTCCTTCTCGTTCCACGCTCAGGACACCTTGCTGGGTTTTAAGGAGCGGGAGCAGGTCGGTTGACCCTTCAGCTTGCAAATTGATTAAAACATCACTGCCGAAGTGTTGCTTTCCAAGCTCGGCTACAGTACCGAAACTGATCAGCTTCCCGCGTGAGAAGAGGCCTACCCGGTCGCATACCGACTGTATTTCGTCCAGCTGGTGGCTTGAGAGCAGGAACGTCATGCCTTCACTCTCACGCAGGGAAGCGATCAGGGAGAGGAACTCAACAATACTCTGCGGGTCCAGCCCCTGCGTCGGCTCATCAAGAATGGCGATCTTGGGTTGTTTTACCAGGAGCTCAGCCAATCCAAGCCTGCGTTTCATCCCATGTGAAAAGGTGCGTACCTTGTCATTCATCCGGGATGAGAGCCGCATTTTGGCCAGGGATGCTGTGATTCTCTGCCTCCTCTGCTCGGCATCCAACCCGAGAAATCGTGCTGTATAGTCGAGGTTCTCGTATGCGGTCATATACTCATAGAACCCGATGGTATCGGGCATGTAACCTACCTGCTGCTTAACCGCAAGTGGCGTTCGGAAGGGGTCGTTGCCTAGTATGGACACACTTCCCTGTGTGCTCTCCAGCAGACCCAGGAGCATCAGAATGGTGGTTGTTTTCCCTGAGCCATTGGGTCCAAGCAATCCAAAGATTTCTCCTTCCCGTAAACTGAAAGAGATGTCATCTACTGCTCGAACGCCCTTGCGGTATTGTTTTGTCAGGTGGGAAACGCTTACTACGGTTTCGTTACCCATTGTTTTCCTCCTGTCATCGTCTTCCGAATTTCTTGACGGCAAAAACCAGCAGGACAGCAGCAAGAGCAATAATTACAATGGAGACGATTCCCCAGATTGAGGACGTCCTTACAGTAATCCTGAACTGTTCACTCACATTTCCGGCATTTTTTGAATTTGCTCTGAGGGTAAGGCTGTAGTCTCCATTGAGGGCCTCCGAGGAGGGCTTGAGTGTAGCCTTAACGGTAACGGTCTCGCCTGC
Proteins encoded:
- a CDS encoding ABC transporter ATP-binding protein, which translates into the protein MGNETVVSVSHLTKQYRKGVRAVDDISFSLREGEIFGLLGPNGSGKTTTILMLLGLLESTQGSVSILGNDPFRTPLAVKQQVGYMPDTIGFYEYMTAYENLDYTARFLGLDAEQRRQRITASLAKMRLSSRMNDKVRTFSHGMKRRLGLAELLVKQPKIAILDEPTQGLDPQSIVEFLSLIASLRESEGMTFLLSSHQLDEIQSVCDRVGLFSRGKLISFGTVAELGKQHFGSDVLINLQAEGSTDLLPLLKTQQGVLSVEREGEHTYLIKAEKDIRPSLAQAVIGSGCNLSSLELKQHSLNDIYQLAFKEASNEQT
- a CDS encoding ABC transporter permease, with amino-acid sequence MNKREGSALTGLKVVWLKEMQDYAGNIRMIVLMLLIVLTAGASMYVAAQTLRTYVGEDSFMLLNLFTIGKDPIPSFLSFISFLVPLTGIALGFDAINSEYQNRTLGRILSQPIYRDVLLFGKAFGAVSAMAVMLLALWLLVIGCAMFFLGVPPSGEQIARAMAFYVVTLLYSLLWYMVGMAASIMFRQSAVSALLAIALWLFFMIFWPMIAQLLAYALGGGDSFTTAKLEVVLGRVSPYRLYIESALAILNPSTRSLGIVLFSQLQGAIMGSALPFGQSMLLIWPHLTAFLATIILLFSLAYVLFQRKEIRM